Proteins encoded by one window of Fimbriiglobus ruber:
- a CDS encoding alpha/beta hydrolase-fold protein, translating into MNRRIWIPFALFSLAVSPLSAAEPEPAFRVTFDESALATPFTGRVHVVLWRSEPKPIGRSLNWFDPEPAFAVDIKEWAPGAPLTVGPKALSHPTALGSVKPGKYYVQAILDRDLGGISFAASPGNGYSKPLALDFDPKTTGTVALKIDQVYAEPPLKDTDSVKFVDIESPLLTKFHGRPVRLRAGVILPPSFAKSPGKKYPVVYEITGFGGSHLSAQPISARKPWDVAGVEVVWVVLDGNCRLGHHVFADSANNGPRGQSLVEELIPHVEKTFRGVGTPTARLVTGHSSGGWSSLWLQVAYPDVFGGCWSTSPDPVDFRDFQRVNIYAPGENLFTDRDDRRRPLSRAVGGKTLDFKRFSDMEVVMGRGGQLASFEAVFSPRGADGKPLPLWDRTTGDIDPKVAKTWEKYDIRLKLEREWKTLGPKLAGKVHVYMGDLDTFYLDGAARLLQQSFERLSGDAVVEMFPNKTHSLVDAKLRERISREMAETLRRE; encoded by the coding sequence GTGAACCGCCGCATCTGGATTCCGTTCGCGCTCTTTTCGCTCGCCGTATCTCCTCTCTCCGCCGCCGAGCCCGAGCCCGCCTTCCGCGTTACCTTCGACGAGAGTGCCCTCGCCACGCCATTCACCGGGCGAGTTCACGTCGTTCTCTGGCGGTCCGAGCCCAAGCCGATCGGTCGGAGCTTGAACTGGTTCGACCCAGAGCCGGCGTTCGCGGTGGACATCAAGGAATGGGCTCCCGGCGCGCCGCTGACGGTCGGGCCGAAAGCTTTGTCCCACCCGACCGCCCTTGGTTCGGTCAAACCGGGCAAGTATTACGTGCAGGCGATTCTCGACCGCGACCTCGGCGGGATCAGCTTCGCGGCGAGCCCCGGGAACGGTTATTCCAAACCGCTGGCCCTGGATTTTGACCCGAAAACGACGGGCACGGTCGCGCTGAAAATCGATCAGGTGTACGCAGAGCCACCACTCAAAGACACGGATTCGGTCAAGTTTGTCGACATCGAAAGCCCGTTGCTGACGAAATTCCACGGCCGCCCCGTCCGCCTCCGCGCGGGCGTCATTCTGCCGCCGTCGTTCGCCAAGTCGCCCGGGAAGAAATACCCCGTCGTCTACGAGATTACCGGGTTCGGCGGCAGCCACCTCTCCGCGCAGCCGATTTCGGCTCGCAAGCCGTGGGACGTGGCGGGCGTCGAAGTCGTTTGGGTCGTCCTCGACGGCAACTGCCGACTCGGCCACCACGTCTTCGCGGACTCCGCGAACAACGGCCCGCGCGGGCAGTCGCTCGTCGAAGAACTGATCCCCCACGTCGAGAAAACGTTCCGCGGCGTCGGTACGCCCACAGCCCGACTCGTCACCGGGCACTCGTCAGGCGGGTGGTCGAGCCTGTGGCTCCAGGTCGCCTACCCGGACGTGTTCGGCGGGTGTTGGTCCACGTCGCCGGACCCGGTCGACTTCCGCGACTTCCAGCGCGTCAACATTTACGCGCCCGGCGAGAACCTGTTCACCGACCGCGACGACCGCCGCCGGCCGCTGTCCCGGGCCGTGGGCGGCAAAACACTCGACTTCAAGCGGTTCTCGGACATGGAAGTGGTCATGGGCCGCGGCGGGCAGCTCGCTTCGTTCGAGGCCGTGTTTAGCCCGAGAGGGGCGGACGGGAAGCCGCTCCCGCTCTGGGACAGAACGACCGGCGACATCGACCCGAAGGTGGCGAAGACGTGGGAGAAGTACGACATCCGCCTCAAGCTCGAACGCGAATGGAAAACGCTCGGCCCGAAACTGGCCGGCAAGGTTCACGTCTACATGGGCGATCTCGACACGTTTTACCTGGACGGGGCGGCCCGGCTGTTACAGCAGTCGTTTGAAAGGCTATCGGGCGACGCGGTCGTCGAAATGTTTCCGAACAAGACGCACAGCCTCGTCGACGCGAAACTCCGCGAGCGGATCAGCCGCGAAATGGCCGAAACGCTGCGGCGGGAATAA
- the pstS gene encoding phosphate ABC transporter substrate-binding protein PstS: MTRTLRALIATTCSLVPALLAVGCSGKTPPTAATTPGGPATTIQTDSAELSGRGSTFIQPIMKFWTEEFHLRTDNKVKIDYQGTGSGDGVKGVTDKLCDFGCSDFPLNEEQIKQADAKGGPTVHIPLVIGAVVPMYRLDGVDKTLVFSGPVLADIFSGKITKWNDAKLKDLNPGANLPDVSISPVCRADKSGTSFIFTDYLSKVSPEFKKTVGVSSEPKWPENVGTKQQKTDGVAGHITKNNGAIGYVELTYALDTKAGYGAVVNKAGKTVRADLDSITAAAAATLGHTQTEKPYSLHDLTYNLTDAAGDASYPIAALSFAIIYQKQSGPKGKAVVEFLKWASSPAAQELAKKRNFAPLPVKLQKQIHEKLGKVDLVP; encoded by the coding sequence GTGACACGTACCCTCCGAGCCCTGATCGCGACGACTTGCTCGCTCGTACCGGCCCTCCTCGCGGTCGGGTGTAGCGGCAAGACACCCCCCACGGCCGCGACCACGCCGGGCGGTCCCGCGACGACGATCCAAACCGATTCGGCCGAACTGAGCGGCCGCGGCTCGACGTTCATCCAACCGATCATGAAATTCTGGACGGAAGAATTTCACCTGCGCACCGATAACAAAGTGAAGATCGACTATCAGGGCACCGGGTCCGGGGACGGCGTAAAAGGGGTCACCGATAAACTCTGCGATTTCGGTTGTTCGGACTTCCCCCTGAACGAAGAGCAGATCAAGCAGGCCGACGCCAAGGGCGGCCCCACCGTCCACATCCCGCTGGTGATCGGGGCCGTCGTTCCCATGTACCGGCTCGACGGCGTTGACAAGACGCTCGTCTTTAGTGGGCCGGTACTGGCCGACATTTTCAGCGGCAAAATCACCAAATGGAACGACGCGAAACTGAAAGACCTCAACCCCGGCGCCAACCTGCCCGACGTTTCCATCAGTCCGGTCTGCCGGGCGGACAAGAGCGGGACCTCATTCATCTTCACCGACTACCTCTCGAAGGTCAGCCCGGAGTTCAAGAAGACGGTCGGGGTCAGCAGCGAACCGAAGTGGCCGGAAAACGTCGGGACCAAGCAGCAGAAAACGGACGGGGTGGCCGGGCACATTACCAAAAACAACGGTGCGATCGGGTACGTCGAACTGACATACGCGCTCGACACCAAGGCCGGGTACGGGGCGGTCGTGAACAAGGCGGGGAAGACGGTCCGGGCCGACCTCGACAGCATCACCGCGGCCGCGGCCGCGACGCTCGGGCACACACAAACCGAGAAGCCGTACTCCCTCCACGACCTGACCTACAACCTGACCGACGCGGCCGGCGACGCATCGTACCCGATCGCCGCTCTGAGCTTCGCGATCATTTATCAGAAGCAATCCGGTCCGAAGGGCAAAGCGGTGGTCGAGTTCCTGAAGTGGGCTTCGTCGCCGGCCGCCCAGGAACTGGCCAAGAAACGGAACTTCGCCCCGCTCCCGGTCAAGCTGCAGAAGCAGATTCACGAAAAACTAGGAAAGGTCGATCTCGTTCCCTAA